Proteins encoded in a region of the Podarcis muralis chromosome 6, rPodMur119.hap1.1, whole genome shotgun sequence genome:
- the LOC114598155 gene encoding cytochrome P450 2J5-like codes for MGPSEVLVAVVICCLTVQFVKLFWKHRRLPPGPLPFPLIGSLWRVGWKIRQDTLMKLANSYGNIFTLWIGHTPVIVLSGFEAVDDSLTDNPEALSGQPMFPVFKILGNEKGIMFSNGKTWKQQRHFARSTLQKMGQMKMCLEHQIEEEAALLVEAFAQEKGWPLDPSLPIMHSVSKVICSLAFGHPVPLEEKALHELTEHISTVTKFRGTAGEILYNAFPSLMRHIPGPHKKVFSSCEFMRSFIRKEVENCQKGGVSQEQKDYTHLYLAQIDKEKIDSTTTFDEDNLVQVIFDLFAGGTDTLVATLSWALLFMVAHPDIQEQVQKELGSALSPSKLVCYEDRKRLPYTSAVIKETQRFSNVILFGAPRVCVDDMNVLGNFIEKNTLVIPDLCSINLDPKLWETPHQFNPNHFLDKDGKFIVRDEFLPFGTGSRACLGKHIAQVELFVLFTSLVRAFTFRLPEGVKEVNTEPVIAAVVHPRPFKLCAVPRIIES; via the exons ATGGGGCCAAGTGAAGTTCTGGTTGCTGTGGTCATCTGTTGTCTGACTGTGCAGTTTGTAAAGCTCTTTTGGAAACACCGACGGCTCCCCCCTGGACCTCTTCCATTCCCTCTCATCGgaagcctgtggagagttggCTGGAAGATTCGTCAGGATACTTTGATGAAG CTTGCAAACAGTTATGGAAACATTTTCACGTTATGGATAGGACATACTCCTGTGATTGTCTTGTCTGGGTTTGAGGCTGTTGATGATAGTCTAACGGACAACCCAGAAGCATTGTCTGGACAACCAATGTtccctgtttttaaaattctgggcAATGAAAAGG GTATTATGTTCTCCaatggcaaaacctggaagcagCAGAGGCATTTTGCACGCTCTACCCTGCAGAAGATGGGGCAAATGAAGATGTGTCTGGAGCATCAAATAGAAGAGGAAGCTGCTCTACTCGTGGAGGCCTTTGCACAGGAAAAAG GATGGCCTCTGGACCCTTCGCTTCCCATCATGCATTCAGTCTCCAAAGTGATTTGTTCTCTGGCATTTGGACATCCTGTTCCCTTGGAAGAGAAGGCCTTACATGAGCTGACTGAACACATCAGCACTGTTACAAAATTTAGGGGCACCGCTGGAGAGATA CTATACAACGCTTTCCCTTCACTGATGCGGCACATTCCCGGACCTCACAAAAAggttttctcctcctgtgaattCATGCGTTCTTTTATCAGGAAGGAGGTAGAAAATTGCCAGAAAGGTGGGGTTTCCCAGGAGCAAAAGGACTACACTCACCTCTATTTGGCTCAGATAGACAAG GAGAAAATTGACTCCACAACTACGTTTGATGAAGACAACCTGGTACAGGTTATCTTTGACCTGTTTGCTGGAGGCACAGACACTCTCGTTGCCACTCTCTCCTGGGCTCTGCTTTTTATGGTGGCCCATCCCGATATTCAAG AGCAAGTCCAGAAGGAGCTAGGAAGTGCTCTCAGTCCCTCCAAATTGGTCTGCTATGAGGATCGGAAGCGATTGCCCTATACCAGTGCTGTGATTAAGGAGACGCAGCGCTTCAGCAACGTCATACTATTTGGGGCACCCAGAGTTTGTGTAGACGATATGAACGTGCTTGGCAACTTCATTGAAAAG AATACTCTGGTGATTCCTGATCTGTGCTCTATTAATCTTGATCCCAAGCTGTGGGAGACACCTCACCAGTTCAACCCTAACCACTTCCTAGATAAGGATGGGAAATTCATAGTGAGAGATGAATTCCTCCCATTTGGGACAG GAAGCCGTGCATGCTTGGGGAAGCACATAGCACAGGTGGAACTCTTTGTTCTTTTTACCAGCCTCGTGAGAGCATTTACCTTCCGGCTGCCAGAGGGAGTGAAGGAAGTGAACACTGAACCTGTAATAGCTGCTGTGGTGCATCCCCGCCCATTTAAGCTCTGTGctgttcctagaatcatagaatcatag